A single region of the Actinomycetes bacterium genome encodes:
- a CDS encoding Rrf2 family transcriptional regulator: protein MRISAKVDYAVRAAAELARRSPDRESTPTKGEELGDAQQIPTKYLESILSELRRAGIVGSRRGSEGGYWLARRADDVSVADIIRAVEGPLADVRGQAPEVLDYEGAAEPLEKVWLATRVALRRVLEAATLAHIEADELPGGLLELLADPDALARR from the coding sequence GTGCGCATCTCCGCCAAGGTCGACTACGCAGTTCGGGCGGCCGCGGAGCTCGCACGACGCTCCCCGGACCGCGAGTCGACTCCGACCAAGGGTGAAGAGCTCGGCGATGCCCAGCAGATTCCCACCAAGTACCTCGAGAGCATCCTGTCGGAGCTGCGCCGTGCCGGGATCGTCGGCAGCCGGCGCGGGTCCGAAGGTGGCTACTGGCTTGCCCGCCGCGCGGATGATGTCAGCGTCGCCGACATCATCCGCGCGGTCGAGGGCCCGCTTGCCGACGTGCGGGGGCAGGCACCCGAGGTGCTCGACTACGAGGGAGCCGCCGAACCCCTGGAGAAGGTCTGGCTAGCGACGCGCGTGGCCTTGCGCAGGGTGTTGGAGGCAGCGACCTTGGCGCACATCGAGGCCGACGAGCTCCCTGGCGGGTTGCTTGAGCTGTTGGCAGACCCGGACGCCCTGGCCCGCCGCTGA
- a CDS encoding MoxR family ATPase: protein MYRPKVADTDLREARTPAQVALALETGGYLPDEGLATAVLLALRMQRPLFLEGEPGVGKTEVARTIAKAMGAELLRLQCHEGIDAAQAVYEWDYSRQILHLRAAEAAGGSLDARELEDDLFTERYLVRRPLLAALDNDLDVPPVLLIDEIDRSDDEFEAFLLEALADYSVTVPEVGTFTARRPPVVVLTSNRTRDVHDALKRRCLYHWVEHPDLEREVRIISMRAPRVPAELARQVASLTQRFRQLGLYKPPGVAESIDWAVALDALDTAAVTADAVGSTLGAVLKYREDQQRVQEAGLDGIVAEALAGAGT, encoded by the coding sequence ATGTACCGTCCCAAGGTGGCCGACACCGACCTGCGAGAGGCACGCACACCCGCGCAAGTGGCCCTGGCGCTCGAGACGGGCGGCTACCTGCCCGACGAAGGCCTGGCCACCGCGGTACTGCTCGCCCTGCGGATGCAGCGGCCCCTGTTCCTGGAAGGCGAACCCGGTGTGGGCAAGACCGAGGTGGCCCGCACCATCGCGAAGGCAATGGGGGCCGAGCTCCTGCGACTCCAGTGCCACGAGGGCATCGACGCAGCACAGGCCGTCTACGAGTGGGATTACAGCCGCCAGATCCTGCACCTGCGGGCCGCCGAGGCCGCGGGTGGATCGCTGGATGCCCGCGAGCTCGAGGACGACCTGTTCACAGAGCGGTACCTGGTCCGCAGGCCATTGCTGGCTGCGCTCGACAACGACCTCGATGTGCCGCCCGTGTTGTTGATCGACGAGATCGACCGTTCGGACGACGAGTTCGAGGCCTTCCTGCTGGAGGCGCTGGCCGACTACTCCGTCACTGTGCCCGAGGTCGGCACCTTCACCGCCCGTCGGCCGCCGGTGGTGGTGCTCACCTCCAACCGCACCCGCGACGTCCATGACGCGCTCAAGCGCCGGTGCCTCTACCACTGGGTCGAGCATCCCGACCTCGAGCGGGAGGTGCGCATCATCTCGATGCGTGCACCCCGGGTCCCGGCCGAACTCGCGCGGCAGGTCGCGTCGCTGACGCAGCGGTTCAGGCAACTCGGCCTCTACAAGCCACCCGGCGTGGCGGAGAGCATCGATTGGGCTGTGGCGCTGGACGCGCTCGACACAGCTGCGGTGACCGCCGACGCGGTCGGGTCCACCCTGGGCGCCGTGCTCAAGTACCGCGAAGACCAGCAACGGGTGCAGGAGGCTGGCCTCGACGGCATCGTCGCGGAGGCCCTGGCGGGTGCGGGAACCTGA
- a CDS encoding 2OG-Fe(II) oxygenase: protein MFSPTECDLLVEAGEACVSRDGAEQGGIEGLASAEELRDSSVGWIARTTSLDWAFERLEAVGDRANERWLLEVDGILEDLQYTLYDRPGAHYTWHHDGLDEGVEDRKLSLVLQLSDPADYSGADLEFLEVAVDYDDRELAEFRASSRARGAVVAFCGFEYHRVTPVESGVRRSLVAWVSGPRLR, encoded by the coding sequence GTGTTCAGCCCGACCGAGTGCGACCTGTTAGTGGAGGCAGGTGAAGCCTGCGTCAGCCGCGACGGCGCGGAACAGGGTGGGATCGAGGGTCTGGCCTCCGCAGAGGAGCTGCGCGACAGCTCCGTGGGCTGGATCGCTCGGACCACGTCGCTGGACTGGGCGTTCGAACGGTTGGAAGCGGTGGGTGATCGCGCCAACGAGCGTTGGCTCCTCGAGGTCGACGGGATACTCGAGGACCTGCAGTACACGCTCTATGACAGACCGGGTGCCCACTACACGTGGCACCACGACGGGCTCGACGAGGGCGTGGAGGACCGCAAGCTCTCGCTCGTGCTGCAGCTGAGCGATCCCGCCGACTACAGCGGGGCCGACCTGGAGTTCCTCGAGGTGGCCGTCGACTACGACGACCGGGAGCTGGCGGAGTTCAGGGCCAGCTCCAGGGCGCGGGGCGCGGTCGTGGCGTTCTGCGGGTTCGAGTACCACAGAGTCACCCCGGTGGAGTCGGGCGTTCGTCGTTCCCTGGTCGCCTGGGTGTCCGGCCCGCGACTGCGCTGA
- a CDS encoding VWA domain-containing protein translates to MREPDHLGFVALLRERGLRVPVTASLAWTEALGILGTDPTDVYWAGRATLVRSPEEQAPYDAAFAEFFLGAVPAGREGEPGQSTRSEPAPAGPQDPGLSADEAPEAVALSWSRVEQLSGRDFAECSDEELGELYDAISRIRLCTPARRSRRRRPAHRGESDMRGSMRRALRTGGEMLDPARRDRAGTPRKVVLVVDVSGSMEPYARALLRFAHAAVQSSARVEVFAFATRLTRLTRELASREPDEALHLGSEAVADMSGGTRLGEVLSAFNDRWGMRGAARGAVVVVLSDGWDRGEPGRVSEEMQRLQRVAHRVVWVNPLRASPGYQPLAAGMAEALPFVDDFVDGHSLASLSALADLLSDPAPGARFGSR, encoded by the coding sequence GTGCGGGAACCTGATCACCTCGGCTTCGTCGCGCTGTTGCGCGAGCGGGGGCTGCGCGTGCCGGTGACGGCCTCGCTCGCATGGACCGAGGCGCTGGGCATCCTCGGCACCGATCCCACCGACGTCTACTGGGCGGGCCGGGCAACGCTGGTGCGTTCACCGGAGGAACAGGCGCCCTACGACGCCGCGTTCGCCGAGTTCTTCCTCGGCGCGGTCCCTGCCGGCCGCGAGGGCGAGCCAGGGCAATCCACTCGGAGCGAGCCGGCTCCGGCAGGCCCACAGGATCCCGGGCTCTCCGCCGATGAGGCGCCGGAGGCGGTGGCGCTCTCCTGGAGCAGGGTGGAGCAGCTCTCCGGGCGGGATTTCGCGGAGTGTTCCGACGAAGAGCTGGGCGAGTTGTACGACGCCATTTCGCGAATCCGGCTGTGCACCCCGGCCAGGCGGTCACGCCGGCGGCGGCCGGCGCACCGGGGCGAGTCCGACATGCGTGGGTCGATGCGGCGAGCGCTGCGCACGGGCGGCGAGATGCTCGATCCTGCACGACGGGACCGCGCCGGCACGCCGCGGAAGGTGGTACTGGTCGTCGATGTGTCCGGGTCGATGGAGCCATACGCAAGGGCCCTCCTCCGATTCGCACACGCCGCGGTCCAGTCATCGGCGCGGGTGGAGGTGTTCGCCTTTGCCACGCGGCTCACGAGGCTCACCCGTGAGCTCGCGAGCCGCGAACCCGACGAGGCCCTGCACCTTGGCTCGGAGGCCGTGGCGGACATGTCGGGAGGAACCCGGCTGGGAGAGGTCCTGAGCGCATTCAACGACCGCTGGGGGATGAGGGGTGCAGCGCGTGGAGCCGTCGTGGTGGTCCTGAGCGACGGATGGGACCGGGGCGAGCCCGGGCGGGTATCGGAGGAGATGCAGCGGCTGCAGCGGGTGGCGCACCGTGTCGTCTGGGTGAATCCGTTGCGTGCGTCACCTGGCTACCAACCCCTGGCCGCCGGCATGGCGGAAGCCCTGCCGTTCGTGGACGACTTCGTCGACGGTCACAGTCTGGCAAGCCTGTCCGCGCTCGCCGACCTGCTCTCGGATCCGGCCCCCGGCGCTAGGTTTGGCAGCCGATGA
- a CDS encoding XdhC family protein has protein sequence MKEILDDIDRFRVAGQRVAIARVVDTQGSGPREPGAAMAVSERGEVAGSVSGGCVEAAVVSAALEVLGGAGARLVSFGYSDDEAFAVGLTCGGTVQLFIEPLDW, from the coding sequence ATGAAGGAGATCCTCGACGACATCGACCGCTTCAGGGTCGCCGGCCAGCGAGTGGCGATCGCCCGCGTGGTGGACACCCAGGGGTCAGGTCCGCGCGAGCCGGGCGCAGCGATGGCGGTCAGCGAGCGCGGCGAAGTCGCCGGCTCCGTGTCGGGAGGCTGCGTGGAGGCCGCAGTGGTTTCAGCGGCGCTGGAGGTGCTCGGCGGGGCGGGCGCCCGACTGGTCAGCTTCGGCTACTCCGACGACGAGGCCTTCGCGGTCGGCCTCACTTGCGGGGGCACCGTGCAGCTGTTCATAGAGCCCCTGGACTGGTGA
- a CDS encoding peptidylprolyl isomerase, which yields MCIDVSKQYEATIETNHGTMVAFLYPEQSPKTVNNFVCLARYKYYDGLTFHRIITDFVIQGGCPEGSGRGGPGYRFEDELPEPGKYEVGSLAMANAAPNTNGSQFFVISGGHGMQLPPQYALFGKLISGLDVLDEIQKVPTGQADRPVDAVTIEKVTISES from the coding sequence ATGTGCATCGACGTGTCGAAGCAGTACGAGGCGACGATCGAGACCAACCACGGCACCATGGTCGCCTTCCTCTACCCGGAGCAGTCTCCCAAGACGGTCAACAACTTCGTGTGCCTCGCCCGGTACAAGTACTACGACGGCCTCACGTTCCACCGGATCATCACGGACTTCGTGATCCAGGGTGGGTGCCCGGAGGGCAGTGGCCGGGGCGGGCCGGGTTACCGCTTCGAGGACGAGCTTCCCGAGCCCGGCAAGTACGAGGTCGGATCACTCGCGATGGCCAATGCCGCCCCCAACACCAACGGCAGTCAGTTCTTCGTGATCTCCGGCGGTCACGGCATGCAGCTTCCCCCGCAGTACGCCCTGTTCGGCAAGCTCATCTCGGGGCTCGACGTGCTCGACGAGATCCAGAAGGTCCCCACCGGCCAGGCCGACCGCCCCGTCGACGCGGTGACCATCGAGAAGGTGACCATCTCGGAGTCATGA
- a CDS encoding LCP family protein yields MRWVLLAVALLGVLFIIWLGWLWKSYSGIDRVDLDGVLDPPAGDTVNYLLVGSDSRENLDPEAPDAAEPTVTGRRADTIILLQVGPAGTLMMSIPRDLWVTNPATGNEGRINGTYNDGPANLVRAVQTNLQVPVNHYAEVDFASFAGLIDAVGGVTIDFPNPAFDTESGLNVIASGPVTLDGTAALAYVRSRQYTEVINGEEVKDPTADLGRQDRQRQFLVTALGEVGNERNPLSLGRAAAALSGGLTVDSSLGFVDALSLARRLGGVEPETIVLPTRGARIGGASVLLMNEAEAQPVLGRFR; encoded by the coding sequence GTGCGATGGGTACTGCTGGCGGTTGCACTGCTTGGCGTGCTGTTCATCATCTGGCTCGGCTGGCTGTGGAAGTCCTACAGCGGAATCGACCGCGTGGACCTCGACGGTGTTCTCGACCCGCCTGCGGGCGACACGGTCAACTACCTGCTCGTTGGCTCGGATTCGCGCGAGAACCTTGACCCCGAGGCTCCCGACGCGGCGGAACCGACGGTGACCGGGCGGCGCGCCGACACGATCATCCTGTTGCAGGTGGGCCCGGCGGGCACGCTGATGATGTCGATTCCCCGCGACCTGTGGGTGACCAACCCCGCGACCGGCAACGAGGGGCGCATCAACGGCACCTACAACGACGGTCCGGCCAATCTCGTGCGCGCAGTGCAGACCAACCTGCAGGTGCCCGTCAACCACTACGCGGAAGTCGACTTCGCGTCGTTCGCCGGCCTCATCGACGCGGTCGGGGGAGTGACGATCGACTTCCCCAACCCGGCTTTTGACACCGAGTCAGGGCTCAACGTCATCGCAAGCGGTCCCGTCACGCTCGATGGGACCGCCGCTCTGGCCTACGTGCGCTCACGCCAGTACACCGAGGTCATCAACGGCGAGGAGGTCAAGGACCCAACGGCTGACCTTGGCCGCCAGGATCGTCAACGCCAGTTCCTCGTGACCGCCCTCGGCGAGGTGGGCAACGAGCGCAACCCGTTGTCACTGGGCCGCGCAGCGGCTGCGCTCTCGGGGGGCCTTACAGTCGATTCGTCGCTCGGCTTCGTCGATGCCCTGTCGCTCGCACGGCGACTGGGCGGGGTCGAACCCGAGACCATCGTGCTGCCCACCCGTGGTGCACGCATCGGGGGAGCCTCCGTGTTGTTGATGAACGAGGCCGAGGCCCAGCCGGTCCTGGGCCGCTTCAGGTAG
- a CDS encoding sulfurylase large subunit, producing MSGIYEALAASLRAERPVALASVVSGPQLGAVLLVEPDGTTLGRIPDEDLHRVVVRDAVGELAAGRTGVRHYGEHGQTGEEVVTVFVESFGAPPRMLVFGAMDFTGALVRVAKLLGYTVTVCDAREVFATAQRFPQADQVVVDWPHRLLEEVGAGLGARDAVCVLTHDARFDVPALMAAVATDAGYIGAMGSRRTHADRVARLESAGATRADLERIHAPIGLDLGARTPEETAISICAEIISARTGRDAGPLDMAQGPIH from the coding sequence GTGAGCGGCATCTACGAGGCCCTGGCCGCATCGCTGCGCGCCGAACGTCCGGTCGCCCTCGCGTCGGTCGTGTCGGGCCCACAGCTCGGTGCCGTGCTCCTGGTCGAGCCCGACGGCACGACCCTCGGACGGATTCCCGACGAGGACCTGCACCGCGTGGTGGTTCGCGACGCAGTCGGCGAGCTCGCCGCAGGGCGAACCGGGGTGCGGCACTATGGAGAACACGGTCAGACCGGCGAAGAGGTCGTCACGGTCTTCGTGGAGTCCTTCGGGGCGCCGCCACGGATGCTCGTGTTCGGCGCGATGGACTTCACCGGCGCCCTGGTGCGGGTCGCCAAGCTTCTCGGGTACACGGTGACCGTGTGCGATGCCAGGGAGGTGTTCGCAACCGCGCAAAGGTTCCCCCAGGCGGACCAGGTGGTCGTCGACTGGCCGCATCGACTGCTGGAGGAGGTGGGCGCTGGTCTTGGCGCACGCGACGCCGTCTGTGTGCTCACACACGACGCCAGGTTCGATGTTCCGGCCCTGATGGCCGCAGTGGCCACCGATGCCGGCTACATCGGTGCGATGGGCTCGCGGCGCACCCATGCCGACCGGGTGGCGCGGCTGGAATCTGCGGGGGCGACGCGCGCCGACCTCGAGCGCATCCACGCCCCGATCGGCCTGGACCTCGGAGCGCGCACACCTGAGGAGACGGCCATCTCGATCTGTGCGGAGATCATCTCGGCGCGAACCGGTCGCGATGCCGGGCCTCTGGACATGGCGCAAGGACCGATCCACTGA
- a CDS encoding acetyl-CoA hydrolase/transferase family protein, whose product MPAPTGPSPPEAVLDHVAAGIDVVVPLANGEPVALIDELEAHAGSLEGVRVHQMHALVDRDYMDGRHGDHLRHVSYFLSHITRPHLHEGGLDLVPAHFSEMPALLDRTLRKPLILAASSLPDRHGFFSLGTNADYAARFVGRWPIFLEANRQMPRTFGHNMVHVSQLLGWAEVDRPLIQVPAIEPNRTDRAIADLIAERIPDRATIQAGLGSIPNAVMEALGDHHDIGVHTELISDGIMDLVEAGVVTGLYKKRRPNQMVTTFALGSARLYDWLHDNVGVEFLPVDHVNDPRVIAEEPDFASINATTEVDFLGQAASETIGGRYWSGSGGQADFAKGAMLAERGQGFIVLRSTTSDGATTRIVPRLARGSVVTTLKNTVDKVVTEWGVAELRGRSLSGRAEALIEIAHPDFRDQLRREAVHLGYLR is encoded by the coding sequence GTGCCGGCACCCACGGGACCATCACCACCCGAAGCGGTTCTCGACCATGTGGCGGCCGGAATCGACGTGGTCGTGCCGCTCGCCAACGGCGAGCCGGTGGCACTGATCGACGAGCTCGAGGCCCACGCCGGGTCACTCGAGGGCGTCCGGGTCCACCAGATGCACGCGCTCGTGGACCGCGACTACATGGATGGCCGCCATGGCGACCACCTCCGCCACGTGTCGTACTTCCTGTCTCACATCACGAGGCCCCACCTGCACGAAGGCGGACTCGACCTGGTACCCGCACACTTCTCCGAGATGCCGGCACTGCTCGACCGCACGCTTCGCAAGCCCCTCATCCTCGCGGCGTCATCGCTGCCCGACCGGCACGGGTTCTTCTCGCTCGGGACCAACGCCGACTACGCCGCGCGCTTCGTGGGTCGTTGGCCGATCTTCCTGGAGGCCAACAGACAGATGCCACGCACGTTCGGGCACAACATGGTGCACGTCTCCCAGCTGCTCGGGTGGGCCGAGGTCGATCGTCCGCTGATACAAGTGCCGGCGATCGAACCCAACCGCACCGACCGGGCGATCGCCGACCTCATCGCCGAGCGGATACCCGACAGGGCGACCATCCAGGCCGGTCTCGGCTCCATCCCGAACGCGGTGATGGAAGCCCTGGGCGACCACCATGACATCGGTGTGCACACCGAACTGATTTCGGACGGGATCATGGACCTGGTCGAGGCCGGGGTCGTGACGGGTCTCTACAAGAAACGCCGGCCCAACCAGATGGTCACGACCTTCGCACTCGGGTCGGCGCGGCTCTATGACTGGTTGCACGACAATGTCGGGGTCGAGTTCCTCCCGGTCGACCACGTGAACGACCCGCGGGTCATCGCCGAGGAGCCGGACTTCGCCTCGATCAACGCCACCACCGAGGTCGACTTCCTCGGGCAGGCGGCATCGGAGACGATCGGTGGCCGCTACTGGTCGGGATCGGGTGGCCAGGCAGACTTCGCGAAGGGAGCCATGCTCGCGGAGCGTGGCCAGGGCTTCATCGTGTTGCGCTCGACCACCTCCGATGGGGCGACAACGCGCATCGTGCCCCGGCTGGCGCGGGGCTCGGTGGTCACCACGCTCAAGAACACCGTCGACAAGGTCGTGACCGAATGGGGAGTGGCCGAGTTGCGCGGGCGCTCGCTGTCCGGGCGCGCCGAGGCGCTGATCGAGATCGCACATCCCGACTTCCGCGACCAGCTGCGCCGCGAGGCGGTTCATCTCGGCTACCTGCGGTAG